tatcatgataatataatacattttactatatgAATCGAAATATAGACATAAAACatgttaaaatctatttttagcTGTTTGGTTATAATTCATGCATTATTTAGCAATTATTcagctataatttttttaaatatatttagtaagttttgaataataaaatcaaactatttcatatattttattattttactaataatgaaataaatatatataatattatgtttgctataattggtattataacgtacctatctattaacacaaaaatatttatagttagtattaaaatacagtATTCGGTGGATTTctcgtttaaattattaatttagtacttaaataataataaatataatatggtatatgtataaaattacgtaaaaaaacaagttatataatgaaaaaaaatgtcaccTACTTAGAAAGGCGATTTGCCTATTAGATAATagaagttttaatatatatagatattatttatatatgacaggttataaattataatatagtcatcgACCTTTATTCGCATAACAATCGCGAACATAACGTGTATAACATCTATACATACCTAAGATGTTAAATGGGTATATgagattatagatttatatggTAACGATTCAAATGCAATCGTCTCGGAaatcattagtttttaaatatgacgataatattatatttacacatgTAGTTTCTGTAGCGAACAAAACGAATATATTTACAAGCAGTGACCTTTAGACAATAGCGTATAGATGTAAGTATGTGTGTTGTACACAACGAATGATGCAAACGCGGTGTGCGCAAACGTCCGATTTACATACAGCACTAATGTGCGGTGTGTACGGACACACCGTCTTGAGTTTAAACGATTATTCTCTTTGAcgtgcgtataataatattccattgtGTACCGcgcaaattgtaattttttttctggtcATATTATTTAGCTGGAAAGATTATCGCGAACATAGGAGTATTTATGCTGTGTCTATAGTGtcgaaattgaataatatattaactaataactatataattgctACCGaccaatttattgtataatttagttgTATACAACTTTCGGTGgccaaacatattttaactcgGTCGCGGTGTAATATTTCGTGAACCTACTGGAATGTAATATCGTGTCGGGATATTATTGGCGATATGAGTGCCGTGGACCCCCCGGTCGGGATGTCAACCGAGGTACGATTGGTGGGCGGTTGTCGTCACGATACATAAGGTCACTTGCCGCGGTGTGTAATGCGTTATTATATAGCGTATTATACGAGTTAAATgtgcaaattaaattttattcggTTTTAGTCGTGTGACGTTCGCaggttgtaaaaattatatcgccGCGAGCGTACGAGGAATTCtagaaaatatgtaggtacaaagGTCTTGTCGACTAGTCcgcgttatattaatattatatatgttggtGGCGGCGGTGGACGTTTTGTTGACAGGTTGCATAGTTTAAGCCTCAGGCGTCATGGTCACTTTCTAAAGTTGACTTGattttcaatacttatatAGATTACAAAAATTTACGCAGGAgctaaaaccaaattaaacGTTAcgcgtttatttataaactgctTGATATTGCGACCACGAATTGCTAAATTTGTTGCCGGATCAAATGATAGCAATTTACACGagaaaagtaatatataatataaaggccGTGGGGAAGGAGAGAGAGAAGACATCACTGTATGATGAGGGGGGTGCATCTGGAGAAATTGATTAGTTTTATAGAcagaaattacatttaaatttgccTTTGGAAGCTTCCAGATATATTCCATGTGTACTTATCAATCGAACGACCGCGGGGTCATCTTGTTATgtcgtatttaaaaattttaaatcgttaatcCTGTACGTATGTATAGGCGTTAAACACAATTAtgatatgtatgtaaattgtatagtgGTCGATCAGAGGAATATCTGGTCGAGCAGCTCTTTGGTGAGCACCCTGTGCGGCCTGTCCGGTCGCGGTGTGGTCCGGTACAGCCGCTCGTTGATGTGGTACAGCTCCTTGCTGAGGTCGCACCGCACGTTGAACCACCAGTCGCACACGAACACGGCCTGGCTGAACTGTGTGCCGTTCGGGCACAGGAACGACGCTTGCCGGCCGTCGATGTCGCAATAGTGCCACGCCTGACACCTGGTGTCCACGTCCGCGAAGAATCCCGGATACGGTTGATCGTCGCAATAGAAGTCTGTGTACGGCACAACGGCCAGCACGGGATAGTCCGTGCCCGGTTTGCCTGCAACAACCGAGACGAGATATtagtaaatttgaatttttgagtTTTGAATTGTAACCGATTTCCGACCGTTTACTTCATTTTAAACTGGAAATATAATACGGTCGAAACAAAAGTTGGTCACCTCCAAGTCGATTGCTGTACGGAGGTGATAGTTCAACGTTACAAAATATCAAccgacatattaatataataatagcaatatatattatataataacagcgTAATACGGTGGTAGAAGTCGTtgcatatatttcatttttcgtTGATATTGGTGTGACTATGTGCcaatttgtgttttaaataagtattatacaaaGTGTCAGACGTGAGTGATACGTCTGTGTGTAatgactaaaattattttctcaatTTATGATTTGCtcagaattttaatatgaagttttgattattattcccCGAAAAAGTCGTTTATGAGTTATGGGTACCACAGAATAATTGGTCACGTATGTAATTTAGGTACGATGTGTTCCATTAGTACTAGGCTTAATTCGATCAAGTACCACACACaccccataatattatagttgcaataaataataattaattgcacCAACTCATAAAAACATTGTGAAGCTATTAGTGTTTAATATTGACTTTGGAAAAGGAGTGATGTAATGACAAAAATTCgttgataataatgtataataataaataataactagctAGGTAATAACAGCTATGACCCAAGTTATTAAAcgactaaaaatgtattgtaaaaacatTAGTTCTAAACAGTGGTGTATTTACGCGCGGAGGAAGATTAGGGAGATATATCTCCCCTCTTGACCcaccttttatttttagctatttttatatggttatagttgtgattttttcatttatcgcTCTAacagtagaaaataaaattctgaGCCTTTGGCATCgacaattttaactatattttctcCCTTAAAGAAAtcctaaatacgccactggttCTAAAATAAACGTTAATTGTCATATTgttggttaattttttaaagtaacaataaataacttcAAAGCGACATTGAAGCAAGCCGTGGGTATTAACTgtcataaatattctataaacattttatataaaaaatgttttttagaagaaaaaaatcaaaaaactcCTCGATCATGTgtatattcaacattttttgcgccgtaaaaacatataagtaCATGAATGTCGTCTTCATCTGCATACGGAGTAGGCAAGTGATCAATAGGATTACTACTAGACAGAACGAACGTTGTACTGTAATATTAGATACTTTAAAACGCACTGTTTCCATGTACCTTACGTCTTGTTTTAGGTTcacgatatttatttaattttaattttaaaatatgataacattaaaataattcttttagaatgtatatgaataaatacaatcgGCGCTACTAATTATCACCCATGTCACGTATTGCAAAAGGTACGCACGTGTTAAATACCCGTAAGGCGTTTGCAAATATTTCGAACACTAAATCgaaagcaatatattataatattcataataataattagaactgggattaatatgtaataaaaaataaaaaaatagaatatatatatatatatatgtagttaaAATGGCCAAAATgtgtagtataaaatagaaaatatgtaataagaaaaattttaaattatgttaacgtgttttaaataaaaataaaattctaaataatttttgaataatatcccattaattgtttttaatttataatcaatttcattttaaaaatataaaatattaagatattttcaCAACCATGCAAACGCAAGTACTGACACTGTTGAAAattcgtaaatatattttgtctaataattgttgaatataaagtataatctaAGATCATTAATGTATGGTTATCGAACAGAAACAAATAAGATAAACTATaatcaagttattaatatttaactaatacttATTTCACATATGCATacacttacaatttttacgagtactattatcaaagtataaatgtataatactaaatactactaaccaccaaaattttaaaaatttatgaaatatgtaaaatcatgtaaaataaaatatattttattttattgcaaatcaCGTGAAATGAATTtgcaatacttaatttattatgttttagtaaaaatatgtatttacatataaatctcagccctaataataatcaataccaCTCCGATTTCAATTATTCGCGGTGGTGGCGGTCGCGTTTCGTATTTTGCTTAACGTTTAATCTAGtatggattattttttatttttatctgttataattttgtttatttatttacttttttaaaattataataagaaaacacCGCCGGGGTACTTGCGATTTGTACCCCGTATATCAcatcaaacataataacatacaatttaataggttataatatgtgtacatttattagtagattatataattttgttattgttctAATAACAGCTGTAGTTAGCTGGTGAAAGACCGATACGACtactattataggtaggtaagtactcgttaaaatacatttcctAGTTGCAAAACGAGCTCAATGGTCAACTCGTATATagattactaataaatatgcaaatcgatctgtgtataataataaaaaaaataattattataatcatagatTGTCGGTTTGACATGTCAATTCTCGGAAGTCTGAGGGATGAGGACACCACAAAAAGCCAATACAGTGGTTATGGTGTTTTGATgctatagttaattataagcCCCGCGATTATATACGATCTACATTCGCTCGTTGATCGGATTCTAAGGTTATTACGACAATAATGATCCATATTAAAACTTCCTAgacgaattattatatacgaatttTGGCGCGtatcgtgtattatatatgtatatacatttcactatattaaatattatatcgccGCGAAATATACATTTGCAACGCCGACGCCGACGCGGACCTTGAAATATTTGTACCGAAAATCATCAATTGTGTCCTTCTGCCGCTGCAGTGTTTATATTCTGTACATCGGCTGTATTACAATTCGTTAATGTACACGAAATATGAAATTGGTTTATCATTCTTATAAGCCCGCGTGTTTTGTGTcctttctaaaataaaaatcggtcATCGGTTCTGTCGAGTGCAATAATATGGCGTTACGATACCGCCTCACGTCTattgttcttattattatacggtgtaaaatatttgtcatcGCATcgcatattttaatgtatattatcatgtgCACCTTCGCGtgtgtttgttaaaaaaaaatatattatccgaTGTCCTCAAGCTCAATGCAAGCGACGAGtacaaatctttttttaatggcCGTGtcgttaatattttgtcaacaaaatttttttcttaatctcTCAAACCTAGTTTACATCCACGTTTTGTCGAAATTTATCGAATGCGTATCGTCAGAAGAACTTAGAAAgtgtttattcattttaatattctgcgcgtgttaaatattattacgtatgaaGCTTAATCTATATGGGCATCACATTCATTCGCATTCGATTAGTTGCATAACTTATCAAAAACCTACTTgttacttgtattataatgttcaattgtttattaataacaacaactatTGCCGTCATCTTTAGTAGAATTTGAggacttaatttttttttaaattaactatatattaatacaataaaagcaTTACTCATTTTTgacattaaattgttttataatgagGATTTGTCTACTTATTTTTGgaatgtgttttaaatatgcgaactactatattataatatgtatagatacaaTGACAAAATGAATCAACAGAATAAAAGTAAAGCCgcgtattgtttattaaaatgttttttttttaaatcaataaaataattattattattattaatattattataatttatatagctgtcagatttaaaaataaaataagataattattggTTTTC
This sequence is a window from Rhopalosiphum maidis isolate BTI-1 chromosome 1, ASM367621v3, whole genome shotgun sequence. Protein-coding genes within it:
- the LOC113560145 gene encoding uncharacterized protein LOC113560145, with protein sequence MYFSHFFNIVLLCSMLSVIFIPNIGGSEDGKKSKSARALETRNAGEDDDADGLNQRDNLEDDDEETTKVPPGFLSPSVREYLELGRSIPGKPGTDYPVLAVVPYTDFYCDDQPYPGFFADVDTRCQAWHYCDIDGRQASFLCPNGTQFSQAVFVCDWWFNVRCDLSKELYHINERLYRTTPRPDRPHRVLTKELLDQIFL